CAGATAAAAAAAACTGgatatatagtaaatactgtagtatttttaagccataagtacttgaattaatatgctgtggtgattctgtagttgctatggtaacacaacaactataatataaacaaatgacccaatgctCCAgctttctacaactatagggtatattatactacaatacaccacaggtTACTGTAGTACAAActaagtatactacagtatttattgctCTATCAGATCACcacagttaatactacagtatgctagatcattcattaacaaagtgctgTAAATACTATtacaatacactttactatagtgtggttcaaaaacactacagtatttactatcaaTTACtctagtattttttcatgtgtttacaactctttgttaatgaatgctcagTCATAAACTGATGAGCTGTAATAACAGTATTGAGTCATTTGCTTATATAGCTGTTGTGTTAGCATAGCAtcaacagattaattcatgtCACTTCTTAAATGTAGCCgggttcaaaaacactagagtATTTACCACACAGCATTTTTATGTACACTCACAGTTTGGAGGAATCTTATGCAAACTTCCACGTCTCCGTCTGACCTCTCGTTCATCATTCCTCTGCTGAATCAGTTCATAGTAATGTTGCGGGATGAAGAAGTCTCCTTTATTCTCTTCCAGCAGCTCGTCAATCTTCTTCAAGAGTTCCTGTATCTGAGAGCAGCTCTTCTGGAGAACATAATATCGACCTCCACACTTGTCCAGGATTTTCTCAGCACTGCGCATGTGTTCTCTGAGGGCTGATTCCTCCAGTCCATCATCACAGTCGAACAGCACCACAGTGTGTTTCCAGACGCGTTCAGACAGTAACTCTATGTGCAGCTCTGCGCTTTTCATCTCCCCAGCTGAAGGTTCCTCGCAGAGAGCTTTCACAGGGATGACCAGGAGCAGAACGTGTGGTCCTGGAGGACAAAAGGACACGCTTCTGATCAGTTCTTCTTTCATGCTGTCTGGTATTGAGTCTCTGTGCCATCCTGGTGCTTCAACAACACTGATTTTCCTTCCTGCGTGTTCGCTCTTATATAAAGTACATAAGCCAACTCTCTCTCCTGTCAGATTCTCACAGTTCAGGATGGATTTGACCACTTTATTCTTATCATCATCTTTGTCTATGAGCACAATTCTGAGCTCTGGATGTCCACTAGATgatcctttaaaataaaaacaagaatcaaattattgctttattattatttatttaacttatggATCATATTGGAAAACGTACACAGAAGAAGTCACCCACCCTGAGGAGCTTTGCTGTCCATGATCAGAGTGTCTTGAAGGTGTTTTCACATCAGGGTTCAGCTTGGGAATTGATTTCACCTGCACTGCAAAACAATCACAACAGCTTTCGTAtttcaagtcaagttgagctttattgtcatttcgctacatgtgtggacatacagaggaatgaaatgttgtgtctcgcaggacaatacaaacacaaactaACATAACTATAACTATATGTAACCCCGTCGGTCCTACACCATCCAACCCGCTCCaggctgggatcaaaccggcgaccttccgcatgggagtcggttgctctaacaaggaggctaaaaaccATGATATCTAGCGTcagtcgctagagcaccttttagaggtcagaggagtgaggtttacctgcacagcacttactagctggcttCCGTTACATAATCACATAAGAGATATTAAAGGTGAGCATGAGCAGTGCTAGGTCTATTTTAGGGGGGCTTTagctatatttctactcagcccccctaaaacgtttgggattagctcataaactgttcACTAAATTATCGTCTCAGTccactttaaatttgatatgaaaacagcggAAGAATTCGGATCCTTCCCGTCTTTcgtttgatcagcaaaccacagccgtgcagagtgagagaacaacgtgtgtgtttatcgatagattgttataatatctgcagtTCTTTGctagatacacttgtatcacttgtaccccaatgtcatggaggagcaatcgggtttcccaTCTACTGTTCCATCagtgctcacctcataatcacagctgtATCCTCGAAAAAGTAGCTCTTATTGAACATTTCGCTATTTTAACCAATATAAAACAGGTTTTGTgttagtgcatgtggcattaactataacatacagtcttgcacataaaggattaaaaacagtgacagaagcacttagtgaatgtactcatttgaACTGttagagtcactgacagagatagaaacattgTGTGTtgtcttgcattaaaaaaaatgtgtatttattattgtgattcagATCATGAAACACGTGAATTAGCCTgcaggtttaaaaatatatatttaaatttgcagtttaattagaaaagtggcagttttatttatttaatacatggaaacagaaatgtacttaaatatagaaagtgttttttaatatGGTGAACGGGTGTGTTGAGCCTGTTTGGCTCATCTGGAACTCAAATGGCTATCTTTGTTTTTTCagtacagtggaatactgctagctTAGCATCCAGCCCTTCCATATTAAACATTTGAACTTTTATTCATTTCTTCttattaaattactacttataaatgtagtattaagcatatatatatttatttatttattttttacctcagGAGCTGAGCCCCTGAAGGTGAGTGTTGTGCAAAAAaggtatttaaggtttaatattgtgcaaaagaggtatttaaggttgaagcaagcagtgcaacatgattgtggtacatttatagtaaacactgttttcattattgagttcttgtaagacggagtttaaataaagtgtcaggtgcataaAAGAgaggagtgtttctacaggtggtttgtcaagcccactcacctgaagcacaatttgaaatgGACAGTGTTACCAAGAGACAAGGAGTGAATAAGAAAGTGTATATAGTGCAAACGTGCAACCTGGTGTTCTCAGGAGTCAGAGAGATGAGAGGGTGTCTTTTCTACTGGTGGATTCTTAAGCCCATTTACCTCTATGGGACCTACTTAGGAATGAATGGGGGCTGGGGGGGAGGGTGTGGATGAGATTTCAGAGGCGGGTAAATTGACGGGatttagtgattcacaagtgttttctgtttatttcctGTTGATCTCTGTCCacttttggtgttgaaaattcaactctacagtgaCTTTTAGTGATATTTCAGTACCCACAtggcaaaatttctctggcccagctttGGCCCACACAattagcttttgcttggcccacatgctgcagtgaattacggtacatgactggaccaagtctggcttccagacgagggccaaacatggaccatatctgggccaagtcttagtAAAGTTAATAACCCAGAATTGGGTCAGATATGTTGGCTTGTCACGACTGCAattaaattgataaacccatgaagcattgggCTTTAGGCACGTTATGGGCATgcttttttctcaaagcgacctgattggtagaatctttactcaaaactaatttaaatgtgggtcaagataggtaAAACTAACATGGCCCACATATATAtgtttaacatctgggccaaatactacatttgacatctggcccaagtcttgtgtgccgccttaaagactgTGCCACTTCTGCCAAAcccaggccatgtttggcccacatgctgtatgccagtgctgaATAAATGCCTGCTtcgccagctttatgccaaatcagggccagaattctttgctacctgggtagttTTAAATGTAACAAGTAATAAATAGAGTAATATAGATATAGAATATATAGTGTAAGaagtaatatatagagaaataagtctgtagaaTAGGAGAaagtgctgcagtttattaccaggtttttgtagggtgatatacaacaccaacccagactatTAGACATGTTTACACATTTCAcatgcacactattacacatgttaAGCAATGCAAAgtcactttttattttacttttcaaggttaaaagttgttgaaagaaagatcaacatccaataatgcaattcaaaggcataaaaaatgaataaaatcataacatgaatcacaaaattagAATCAcaaaataagcttgtgcttcatcccactccattttcgaccatgttgagatgtattttttgttaatgatattttgtgtatgatactttgttcgaaaataaataaatcaaatctaatcaaaatatggaaaactgctcatttggatttttttacagtgtacaacaaaCAACCAATTTATCTTGAAGTTTTGAAGCTGTTAAGCATTAGCTGTAATCAAACATGATATTATAAACCACTTATGTTTGTACAAGATTTTTTAGGGgaaaagatttaaaaaacaaactaatgttTGTACTTTGTTGTCTATGTCATGCGTATATGTTATACTGTCTTATGTGAAGCACTTGCagttaaatgtgctatataaataaagcagcTGAACTTACCAAGTTATATTTAGATCATCCAGCCATGGTCtacatttacaatattttcttTGCGCATGTCATAAATCagcatgcaaaaataaataacagtataggCCTGTATGTAAAGAATTCAAGACATGAAAGAGGAAAGATATTATAAGTCCTGTTTTCCCATTTAAGCTCAAATTGCATGCTGAACAATAGCGTATACAGAAAACACTTCAGCGTTTTGTACATAAAGGAACAAAAATATCATATTAAACTTAAATCTAAATATCATGTTGCTTCAGCTTACCTCACATTGCTGGCTGATTGTTTTTCTGTACCTTTCCTTTTCATATAAAAGGACTTTGAACTCGGAACAAGAATCTATGGCCATAAAGCAGTGGTGTGATCTTGCAGGAGTCAATCATTAATCTTAAACACAACCATTCACAAAGAAGACAGACACCCTATTGAAACGATAGCAATGCTAAATTTCAGTACATAAAGGCTTCTTAGAGTGATTGGGTTTACATTATATTTCACAGTGTGCTTTCTTTGTATAGTGGAGGATGAAATACACAAATCAAGGACTTAAAGATATAGatcatgttatatattattattccaataaagtatatttaaggataatttaataatgaaagaTCATccgaatcagtgaatcattaaccaGAGACTCGCTATGTAACTCATTATTCTAGTCAGTGAACTGTTCATCGGAGATTCAATCTGCCAGGATGATTCAGTGAATCGTCAACTAGAGACTCACTGAACAGGTGAGTTGAATCAATTAACTTTTTATGGCTCTACACATTTCTGTTGGGTAGAAATTCATCTCAGTTTGTCTCAAttaaagcaactttttttttttaaagctatagATCAAATAGGTCACGCATACGGTCTTGTAGTATTAAGAAACATGCATATTTGTCAGCCAGTGTAAGTCTACAAAACTGTAAGTACATATGAAATGTATCATTTGAATAAGGACTACATAGAGACAGgtattgaatcatttgaatcagtgattcactagagacttttattattattaaggataaTGAAAAagcatttgaatcaatgaatcgttCACTGGAGCATTGCTTAGACTggttcatttgaatcactgaattgTTCACTGGAGACTTGCTCAGACTGggtcatttgaatgaatgaatcgtaCACTGGAGACTTGCTCAGACTGGGTCATTTGAATGAAGGAATCGTACACTGGAGACTTGCTCAGACTGGGTCATTTCATTTGAACAGGTGAATTGTACAGACTGGTTCatttgaatcattaactggagactcacacTGACCCTGTCATTAGTGTTCATGAATCATTTAATGGAGATTTACTTtcaaaagaaaatctgaattagtGGATCGTTAATtgataaatgattcatttgaatcattgaatcattgactaGAGACTTGCTCAGAGCGTTTTTCCCAAAAGCTTTGCTATGCAACTATGATCCATGAACCACTATCGGAAAATGATCAAACTTGTGATCATAGATGCACTGGGAAAGGCACCCCTGACACGGTCAtgtgaatcattgaatcattcagcAGCGACTTGTTCATTTGAATCTGTGCATTGATGACTCGATCCAATTCAGCAATGAATCATCTGCAATCTGTCAACCAATTTAACAGGTTCACTGAAAAGAATCAGCTTCAGTTCACAAACTTTATGAAATGTACTGTAGTAAAAGTACAATATTAAGCTTTGGATTATAGTGCagtaaacatttttcaaaataaaaatactcaaaagTAGCCATAATTGGAAATACAGAAACAAAGTAAAAAtacttaaaggtacagttcactgAAATCGAAATTCTGTCAGAATTTCCTCATCCTTTACTCTTAATCTAAAcctagtttgagtttctttcttctgttgaacacaaaggaagataatgaagaatgttggaaactggtacccattgacttccatagtaattgtgTTTTTCTTATGAATTATCAATGTTTACCGGTTTCCACATTGTCCAAAATAACTTctcatgtgttcaacagaataaagaaactcacaaagaGTAAATAAacggtgagtaaatgttcattctggggtgaactgtccctttaaatactgTCCACcacctgatatatatatatatatatatatatatatatatatatatatatatatatatatatatatattttagatcatATGTTTTTGATCTTCTTTAAAATGGTAAGATGCTTCCCAAAACAAGTCCAGCACAGCCTCCAAAAACTCCATATTCAGCTCCAAAACTGAAGCTGACCAGGAGAGCTGCTAACACGGCTATCACGATCACTGAGAAAGGCTCAACACCCAGTGCACCTGCTTCTGCTTTGCTCACTGTTAAAATAATAAGAAGAGAAATAAACAGTTAGTGCATGTGTGATATTTAAGGACATTTTCTGTGTCACTTCAGTATGATGGTTTGcaaagttttcttttttctgtatgacccgtttccactgagtggtacagtacggttcggtacgctttcatggccgtttccactgtcaaaaggtacctaaaagtgaaccgtaccatacGCAACCTTTGCAAAGGATTCCTAGCACAGCAAAAGGGTTCCAAAAGGCGGAGCTTgacatgcagctgaacgctattggtttacagagaaatatCACTTGtgcatacacaagcaggagaatgaaaacaaagaaactgccatttttaaatacacagctgagacattacatcgtaatactatatacatatgataacaagccatggtcgacccgagctcaaacataccttgtcattgtcttgatTTAAAGCcacaagaagaacaaaatctgtcgtgttctgtttttgtttttcgaGGCTGTCTAAAACTGTAAgctgtttcactttctccagagaactCGCGATCACTCGCCGCGCGTCTATTTTTGAAATagcttcttgagctgataatattaacgtgcgcttgattattgaagtgcttctgacacctgatcctttcagaaacggacaaaggTGAGAGTGATGcgtaaaaaaaacaaaggagaagccggaaaaaactaagaagcaaatgattcttttatAAACCTGCACCATGAGCAAACTCCCAtgtttatcatcaccttttggactattatgaactcgaatgacggaattactaataacaagaggctacatgtgctgttgaagattacagacacaggtgagaggtttgcactgactgtggactATATGTtgagtgttgtttttgaactcaaataaggactaaatgtctgctgtgtacAGTTTTTCTggaattggtaacatatcggagactgtaaggggctgtgtgtgttcatatatgatgcatttatttatttattttatataattgtagacgttacagtaggccatTTTGCACTGTCACTGATCTGCacataatcaaatcatgttgatagaaaggttagtaatgaacatttatacacaagtatttatgtgtatgaagcttctgttttgtgagaagtgcttctcatatgatatgtgaacgacccgtacagctttactttgaccgAGATTTCCTTGACA
Above is a window of Danio aesculapii chromosome 6, fDanAes4.1, whole genome shotgun sequence DNA encoding:
- the zgc:158417 gene encoding GTPase IMAP family member 7 translates to MDSKAPQGSSSGHPELRIVLIDKDDDKNKVVKSILNCENLTGERVGLCTLYKSEHAGRKISVVEAPGWHRDSIPDSMKEELIRSVSFCPPGPHVLLLVIPVKALCEEPSAGEMKSAELHIELLSERVWKHTVVLFDCDDGLEESALREHMRSAEKILDKCGGRYYVLQKSCSQIQELLKKIDELLEENKGDFFIPQHYYELIQQRNDEREVRRRRGSLHKIPPNLSQEQGKSKEKTETVDAAKNTLLEDVPKISMDYRQFAVILMVVVCALLGSVAGAQNGVLGSFTGIVFGIVVGVLLASVTMYIHTNFYLHVNSKQSTRTTS